The following proteins are encoded in a genomic region of Bradyrhizobium sp. SK17:
- the nuoF gene encoding NADH-quinone oxidoreductase subunit NuoF, with protein sequence MLDDKDRIFKNLYGLHDWGLEGARRRGAWDGTKGIIDKGRDWIINEMKASGLRGRGGAGFPTGMKWSFMPKESKDGRPSYLVVNADESEPGTCKDREIMRHDPHLLVEGCLLASFAMGAHACYVYIRGEFIRERERLQAAIDQAYEAKLVGKDNINGWPFDIYVAHGAGAYICGEETALLESLEGKKGQPRLKPPFPANVGLYGCPTTVNNVESIAVAPDILRRGAAWFAGIGRPNNVGTKLFCISGHVERPCNVEEAMGIPFRELIEKHCGGIRGGWDNLKAVIPGGSSVRMVPAEQIIDTPMDFDSLSKLRSGLGTAAVIVMDKSTDLIRAIARISYFYKHESCGQCTPCREGTGWMWRVLTRMADGRAHKREIDMLLEVTKQVEGHTICALGDAAAWPIQGLIAHFRHEIEERIDQYSHKADLDDQGVRDPVRMVAAE encoded by the coding sequence ATGCTCGACGACAAGGACCGCATCTTCAAGAACCTCTACGGCCTGCATGATTGGGGCCTCGAGGGCGCGCGCCGCCGCGGCGCCTGGGACGGCACCAAGGGGATCATCGACAAGGGCCGCGACTGGATCATCAACGAGATGAAGGCGTCGGGCCTGCGCGGCCGCGGCGGCGCGGGTTTCCCGACCGGCATGAAGTGGTCCTTCATGCCGAAGGAATCCAAGGACGGCCGTCCGAGCTATCTCGTCGTCAACGCCGACGAGTCCGAGCCCGGCACCTGCAAGGACCGCGAGATCATGCGGCACGACCCGCATCTCCTGGTCGAGGGCTGCCTGCTCGCGAGCTTCGCGATGGGCGCGCATGCCTGCTACGTCTATATCCGCGGCGAGTTCATCCGCGAGCGCGAGCGGTTGCAGGCGGCGATCGACCAGGCCTATGAGGCCAAGCTGGTCGGCAAGGACAACATCAACGGCTGGCCGTTCGACATCTATGTCGCCCACGGCGCCGGCGCCTATATCTGCGGCGAGGAAACCGCGCTGCTCGAGAGCCTCGAGGGCAAGAAGGGCCAGCCGCGGCTGAAGCCGCCGTTCCCGGCCAATGTCGGCCTCTATGGCTGCCCGACCACCGTCAACAACGTCGAGTCGATCGCGGTCGCGCCCGACATCCTGCGTCGCGGCGCCGCCTGGTTCGCCGGCATTGGCCGGCCGAACAATGTCGGCACCAAGCTGTTCTGCATCTCCGGTCACGTCGAGCGGCCCTGCAACGTCGAAGAGGCGATGGGCATTCCGTTCCGCGAACTGATCGAGAAGCATTGCGGCGGCATCCGCGGCGGCTGGGACAATCTGAAGGCCGTGATCCCCGGCGGCTCGTCGGTGCGCATGGTGCCGGCCGAGCAGATCATCGACACGCCGATGGATTTCGACTCACTGAGCAAGTTGCGCTCGGGCCTCGGCACCGCGGCCGTGATCGTGATGGACAAGTCGACCGACCTGATCCGGGCGATCGCGCGCATCTCCTATTTCTACAAGCATGAGAGCTGCGGCCAGTGCACGCCGTGCCGCGAGGGCACCGGCTGGATGTGGCGCGTCTTGACCCGCATGGCCGACGGCCGCGCCCACAAGCGCGAGATCGACATGCTGCTCGAGGTCACCAAGCAGGTCGAAGGCCACACCATCTGCGCGCTCGGCGACGCCGCGGCGTGGCCGATCCAGGGTCTGATCGCGCATTTCCGTCACGAGATCGAAGAACGCATCGATCAGTATTCGCACAAGGCGGACCTCGACGATCAAGGCGTTCGTGATCCCGTGCGCATGGTGGCCGCGGAGTAA
- the nuoK gene encoding NADH-quinone oxidoreductase subunit NuoK, with the protein MTIGLGHYLAVAAILFTLGILGIFLNRKNIIVILMSIELILLSVNINLVAFSTFLGDIVGQVFALLVLTVAAAEAAIGLAVLVVYFRNRGSIAVEDVNLMKG; encoded by the coding sequence ATGACCATCGGGCTCGGACATTACCTCGCGGTCGCCGCGATCCTGTTCACGCTCGGGATCCTCGGCATCTTCCTCAACCGCAAGAACATCATCGTGATCCTGATGTCGATCGAGCTGATCCTGCTCTCGGTCAACATCAACCTGGTGGCGTTCTCGACCTTCCTCGGCGACATCGTCGGCCAGGTGTTCGCGCTGCTGGTGCTGACGGTGGCGGCCGCCGAGGCCGCGATCGGCCTCGCCGTGCTGGTGGTGTATTTCCGCAACCGCGGTTCGATCGCGGTTGAAGACGTCAATCTGATGAAGGGCTAG
- a CDS encoding NADH-quinone oxidoreductase subunit C, with amino-acid sequence MDDGKLDALGQTIVSALPGAATSHSVAFNQLTIDVEIGRIVDVVTFLRDDPNCRFVNFTDATAVDHPSREKRFDVVYHLLSPTLNARIRLRGQADETTQVPSIIGVFPGADWFERETYDLYGVIFTGHPDMRRLLTDYGFDGHPLRKDFPLTGFVEVRYDDQEKRVLYEPVRLNQEFRKFDFLSPWEGADYPLPGDEKAKAEPKP; translated from the coding sequence ATGGACGACGGCAAGCTCGACGCCCTTGGGCAGACGATCGTGAGCGCGCTTCCGGGCGCGGCCACTTCGCACTCGGTCGCGTTCAATCAACTCACTATCGATGTCGAGATTGGCAGAATCGTGGACGTCGTGACGTTTTTGCGTGACGATCCCAATTGCCGCTTCGTCAACTTCACCGATGCGACCGCGGTCGATCACCCGAGCCGCGAGAAGCGCTTCGACGTCGTCTACCACCTGCTGTCGCCGACACTGAACGCGCGCATCCGGCTGCGCGGACAGGCCGACGAGACCACGCAGGTGCCGTCGATCATCGGCGTGTTCCCGGGTGCCGACTGGTTCGAACGCGAGACCTACGATCTCTACGGCGTGATCTTCACCGGCCATCCCGACATGCGCCGCCTGCTGACGGATTACGGCTTCGACGGCCATCCGCTGCGCAAGGATTTCCCGCTGACCGGCTTCGTCGAGGTTCGCTACGACGACCAGGAGAAGCGGGTGCTGTACGAGCCGGTCCGGCTCAACCAGGAATTCCGCAAGTTCGATTTCCTTTCGCCCTGGGAAGGCGCGGACTATCCGCTTCCCGGTGACGAGAAGGCCAAGGCGGAGCCGAAGCCATGA
- the nuoI gene encoding NADH-quinone oxidoreductase subunit NuoI — MSVNVNATARSLLLSEFVSAFFLAMRYFFQPKPTLNYPFEKGPISPRFRGEHALRRYPNGEERCIACKLCEAICPAQAITIEAGPRRNDGTRRTVRYDIDMVKCIYCGLCQEACPVDAIVEGPNFEFATETREELYYDKAKLLANGDRWEREIAKSIALDAPYR, encoded by the coding sequence ATGAGTGTCAATGTCAACGCAACAGCCCGCTCGCTCCTGCTCTCGGAATTCGTCTCGGCGTTCTTCCTGGCGATGCGCTATTTCTTCCAGCCGAAGCCGACGCTGAACTACCCGTTCGAGAAGGGGCCGATCTCGCCGCGCTTCCGCGGCGAGCACGCGCTGCGCCGCTATCCGAACGGCGAAGAGCGCTGCATCGCGTGCAAGCTGTGCGAGGCGATCTGCCCGGCACAGGCGATCACCATCGAGGCCGGCCCGCGCCGCAACGACGGCACCCGCCGCACGGTGCGCTACGACATCGACATGGTGAAGTGCATCTATTGCGGCCTCTGCCAGGAGGCATGCCCGGTCGACGCCATCGTCGAGGGACCGAATTTCGAGTTCGCGACCGAGACCCGCGAGGAACTGTACTATGACAAGGCCAAGCTGCTCGCCAATGGCGACCGCTGGGAGCGCGAGATTGCGAAGTCGATCGCGCTCGACGCGCCGTACCGGTGA
- the nuoE gene encoding NADH-quinone oxidoreductase subunit NuoE: MSVRRLAPKELQPASFTFTDENLAWAKKQIEKYPPGRQASAAIAILWRVQEQHDGWVSEAAIRAVADLLEMPHIRMLEIATFYTMFQLSPVGKKAHVQVCGTTPCRLRGAADLIEVCQHRIHHDPFQLSKDGNFSWEEVECLGACVNAPMVLIWKDTYEDLTKESFGKVLDGFAAGNPPKPGPQIDRQFSAPAGGPTTLKETT; encoded by the coding sequence ATGTCCGTCCGCCGCCTTGCCCCGAAGGAATTGCAGCCCGCGAGCTTCACGTTCACGGACGAGAACCTGGCCTGGGCCAAGAAGCAGATCGAGAAGTACCCGCCGGGCCGCCAGGCTTCGGCGGCGATCGCGATCCTGTGGCGCGTGCAGGAGCAACATGACGGCTGGGTGTCGGAAGCCGCGATCCGCGCCGTCGCCGACCTGCTCGAGATGCCGCATATCCGGATGCTGGAGATCGCGACCTTCTACACCATGTTCCAGCTCTCGCCGGTCGGCAAGAAGGCCCACGTCCAGGTTTGCGGCACCACGCCGTGCCGGCTGCGCGGCGCCGCCGACCTGATCGAGGTCTGCCAGCATCGCATCCATCACGATCCCTTCCAGTTGTCGAAGGACGGCAACTTCTCCTGGGAAGAGGTCGAGTGTCTCGGCGCCTGCGTGAATGCGCCGATGGTGCTGATCTGGAAGGACACCTATGAGGACCTGACCAAGGAAAGCTTCGGCAAGGTGCTCGACGGCTTTGCCGCCGGCAATCCGCCGAAGCCGGGTCCGCAGATCGACCGTCAGTTCTCGGCGCCCGCGGGCGGGCCGACGACGCTGAAGGAAACCACCTGA
- the nuoG gene encoding NADH-quinone oxidoreductase subunit NuoG produces MSKIIVDGKEIDVPPEYTLLQACEAAGAEIPRFCYHERLSIAGNCRMCLVEVKGGPKPVASCAWAVRDCRPGPKGEPPEISTRSPMVKKAREGVMEFLLINHPLDCPICDQGGECDLQDQAMGYGVDTSRFAENKRAVEDKYLGALVKTSMNRCIQCTRCVRFSAEVCGAPEMGATGRGEDMEITTYLEHALSSELQGNLVDICPVGALTSKPYAFAARPWELGKTQSVDVMDGVGSAIRVDTRGREVMRILPRINEAVNEEWISDKTRHIVDGLRTQRLDRPYVRENGQLRPATWQEAFAAIAAKAGRTDGKRIGAIAGDLAAVDEMYALKELLAAFGSVNLAVQGGDAFDAKAGRGSYIFNPTIAGIDQADAILIIGSHPRKEAAVLNARIRKRWRAGGLKVGMIGAKSDFTYDHDYLGAGTDTLADLAAGKHSFADVLKNAQHPIILVGPGAYTRHDGAAVLAQAAKLAVDVGALKDGWNGFAVLQDTASRAGALDIGFSPSAGGLTTAQMTTFGTLDVLFLLGADEIKVPDGTFVVYVGTHGDQGAHRADVILPGAAYTEKSGIYVNTEGRAQIANRAAFPPGEAREDWAIIRALSDVLGKKLPFDSLQALRQAMFKTYPHLMRLDQIEAGTADQVKALAGKGGSVDKAAFKPTVEDFYLTNPIARASAVMAECSRLASGRMLTAAE; encoded by the coding sequence ATGAGCAAGATCATCGTCGATGGCAAAGAGATCGATGTGCCGCCGGAGTACACGCTGTTGCAGGCGTGCGAGGCGGCCGGCGCCGAGATTCCACGCTTCTGCTATCACGAGCGGTTGTCGATCGCCGGCAATTGCCGGATGTGCCTGGTCGAGGTGAAGGGCGGCCCGAAGCCGGTCGCGAGCTGCGCCTGGGCCGTGCGCGACTGCCGTCCCGGACCGAAGGGCGAGCCGCCGGAGATCTCGACCCGTTCGCCGATGGTCAAGAAGGCGCGCGAAGGCGTGATGGAGTTCCTGCTGATCAACCATCCGCTGGACTGCCCGATCTGCGACCAGGGCGGCGAGTGCGATTTGCAGGACCAGGCGATGGGCTACGGCGTCGACACCAGCCGGTTCGCCGAGAACAAGCGCGCGGTCGAGGACAAATATCTCGGCGCGCTGGTCAAGACCTCGATGAACCGCTGCATCCAGTGTACGCGCTGCGTCCGCTTCTCCGCCGAAGTCTGCGGCGCCCCGGAAATGGGTGCGACCGGCCGCGGCGAGGACATGGAGATCACCACCTATCTCGAGCACGCGCTGAGCTCGGAGTTGCAGGGCAACCTGGTCGACATCTGCCCGGTGGGCGCGCTGACCTCGAAGCCCTATGCGTTCGCGGCGCGGCCCTGGGAGCTCGGCAAGACCCAATCGGTCGACGTCATGGACGGCGTCGGCTCCGCGATCCGCGTCGACACCCGCGGCCGCGAGGTGATGCGCATCCTGCCGCGCATCAACGAGGCCGTGAACGAGGAGTGGATCTCCGACAAGACCCGCCACATCGTCGACGGCCTGCGCACCCAGCGGCTCGATCGTCCCTATGTGCGCGAGAACGGCCAGCTCCGGCCGGCGACCTGGCAGGAGGCTTTCGCCGCCATCGCCGCCAAGGCCGGCCGCACCGACGGCAAGCGGATCGGCGCGATCGCGGGCGATCTCGCCGCGGTCGATGAAATGTACGCGCTGAAGGAGCTGCTGGCTGCGTTCGGCTCGGTCAATCTGGCGGTGCAGGGCGGCGACGCATTCGACGCCAAGGCCGGCCGCGGCTCCTACATCTTCAACCCGACCATCGCCGGCATCGATCAGGCCGACGCCATCCTGATCATCGGCTCGCATCCGCGCAAGGAAGCCGCGGTGCTGAACGCGCGGATCCGCAAGCGCTGGCGCGCCGGCGGCCTCAAGGTCGGCATGATCGGCGCGAAGTCCGATTTCACCTACGACCACGACTATCTCGGCGCAGGCACCGACACGCTGGCTGATCTTGCGGCCGGCAAGCACTCGTTTGCCGACGTGCTGAAGAATGCGCAGCACCCGATCATCCTGGTCGGCCCCGGTGCCTACACCAGGCATGACGGCGCGGCGGTGCTGGCGCAGGCCGCCAAGCTCGCGGTCGATGTCGGCGCGCTGAAGGACGGCTGGAACGGCTTTGCCGTCTTGCAGGACACCGCCTCCCGTGCCGGCGCGCTCGATATCGGCTTTTCGCCTTCGGCCGGCGGCCTGACCACCGCGCAGATGACCACCTTCGGCACGCTCGACGTGCTGTTCCTGCTCGGCGCCGACGAGATCAAGGTGCCGGACGGTACCTTCGTCGTCTACGTCGGCACCCATGGCGACCAGGGCGCGCACCGCGCCGACGTCATCCTGCCGGGCGCGGCCTACACCGAGAAGTCCGGGATCTACGTCAACACCGAGGGCCGGGCGCAGATCGCCAACCGTGCCGCGTTCCCGCCGGGCGAGGCCCGCGAGGACTGGGCGATCATCCGCGCGCTGTCCGACGTGCTCGGCAAGAAGCTGCCGTTCGACTCGTTGCAGGCGCTGCGGCAGGCGATGTTCAAGACCTATCCGCATCTGATGCGGCTCGACCAGATCGAGGCCGGCACGGCCGACCAGGTCAAGGCGCTGGCCGGCAAGGGCGGCAGCGTCGACAAGGCGGCGTTCAAGCCGACCGTCGAGGACTTCTATCTGACCAACCCGATCGCGCGGGCCTCTGCCGTGATGGCAGAATGCTCGCGGCTGGCGTCGGGCCGAATGCTGACGGCAGCGGAGTGA
- the nuoH gene encoding NADH-quinone oxidoreductase subunit NuoH, which translates to MAEFFASSFWTGFLWPLIIMVAESLLLLVVLLIAIAYILLADRKIWAAVQIRRGPNVVGPFGLLQSFADLLKFVLKEPVIPAGSNKGVFLLAPLVSCILALAAWAVIPFDLGWVISDINVGILYIFAISSLSIYGIIMAGWSSNSKYPFLAALRSAAQMVSYEVSIGFVIITVLLCVGSLNLSAVVEAQNTRGLAHLIGLPQLTILNWYVWPLFPMFVVFYVSALAETNRPPFDLVEAESELVAGFMTEYGSTPYLLFMLGEYVAITTMCALASILFLGGWLPPVNLPPFTWIPGIVWFALKVFFMFFMFAMAKAIVPRYRYDQLMRLGWKVFLPLSLAMVVIVAGVLQFAGIAPK; encoded by the coding sequence ATGGCTGAATTCTTCGCAAGCTCGTTCTGGACCGGCTTCCTCTGGCCGCTGATCATCATGGTCGCGGAAAGCCTGTTGCTGCTCGTCGTGCTGCTGATCGCGATCGCCTACATCCTGCTCGCCGACCGCAAGATCTGGGCCGCAGTGCAGATCCGCCGCGGTCCCAACGTGGTCGGCCCGTTCGGATTGCTGCAATCCTTCGCCGACCTGCTGAAATTCGTGTTGAAGGAGCCGGTGATCCCGGCGGGCTCCAACAAGGGCGTGTTCTTGTTGGCGCCCTTGGTGTCGTGTATCCTGGCGCTGGCCGCCTGGGCCGTGATCCCGTTCGATCTCGGCTGGGTGATCTCCGACATCAATGTCGGCATTCTCTACATCTTCGCGATCTCGTCGCTGTCGATCTACGGCATCATCATGGCCGGCTGGTCGTCGAACTCGAAGTACCCGTTCCTGGCCGCGCTGCGCTCGGCGGCGCAGATGGTGTCCTATGAAGTCTCGATCGGCTTCGTGATCATCACGGTGCTGCTCTGCGTCGGTTCGCTGAACCTGTCGGCCGTGGTCGAGGCGCAGAACACCCGCGGTCTGGCGCATTTGATCGGCCTGCCGCAGCTCACCATCCTGAACTGGTATGTGTGGCCGCTGTTCCCGATGTTCGTGGTGTTCTACGTCTCGGCGCTGGCGGAAACCAACCGTCCGCCGTTCGACCTGGTGGAGGCCGAGTCCGAGCTGGTCGCCGGCTTCATGACCGAATACGGCTCGACCCCGTATCTGCTGTTCATGCTCGGCGAGTATGTCGCGATCACCACGATGTGCGCGCTGGCGTCGATCCTGTTCCTGGGCGGCTGGCTGCCGCCGGTCAACCTGCCGCCGTTCACCTGGATCCCGGGCATCGTCTGGTTCGCGCTCAAGGTGTTCTTCATGTTCTTCATGTTCGCGATGGCGAAGGCGATCGTGCCACGCTACCGCTACGATCAACTGATGCGGCTCGGCTGGAAGGTGTTCCTGCCGCTGTCGCTGGCGATGGTGGTGATCGTGGCCGGCGTGCTGCAATTCGCCGGCATCGCGCCGAAGTGA
- a CDS encoding NADH-quinone oxidoreductase subunit J, translating to MILPALFFYLFAAVCVASAVMVIVSRNPVHSVLFLILAFVNAAGLFILMGAEFLGMMLIVVYVGAVAVLFLFVIMMLDVDFVELREGFIQYLPIGIVIGGIFLFELLLVVGAWVINPTVTKTITAAIPTNVTNTEALGLVLYTKYIHYFQLAGMVLLVAMIGAIVLTLRHKANVKRQSINVQNARTPEMAMAMRKVASGQGLQDADAAEWVK from the coding sequence ATGATCCTTCCGGCGTTGTTCTTCTATCTGTTTGCCGCGGTTTGCGTGGCCTCGGCGGTCATGGTGATTGTCTCGCGCAATCCCGTGCACTCCGTGCTGTTCCTGATCCTGGCCTTCGTCAACGCGGCCGGGCTGTTCATCCTGATGGGCGCCGAGTTCCTCGGGATGATGCTGATCGTGGTCTATGTCGGCGCGGTCGCGGTGCTGTTCCTGTTCGTGATCATGATGCTCGACGTCGATTTCGTCGAGCTGCGCGAGGGCTTCATCCAGTATCTGCCGATCGGCATCGTGATCGGCGGCATCTTCCTGTTCGAGCTGCTGCTGGTGGTCGGCGCCTGGGTGATCAATCCGACGGTGACCAAGACCATCACCGCGGCGATCCCGACCAACGTCACCAACACCGAGGCGCTCGGTCTCGTGCTCTACACGAAGTACATCCATTACTTCCAGCTCGCCGGCATGGTGCTGCTGGTCGCGATGATCGGCGCCATCGTGCTGACGCTGCGCCACAAGGCCAACGTCAAGCGGCAGAGCATCAACGTGCAGAACGCGCGCACGCCCGAAATGGCGATGGCGATGCGCAAGGTGGCGTCGGGGCAGGGCCTGCAGGATGCCGACGCGGCGGAGTGGGTGAAATGA
- a CDS encoding NADH-quinone oxidoreductase subunit D, with protein sequence MNEQPQNLRNFTINFGPQHPAAHGVLRLVLELDGEVVERVDPHIGLLHRGTEKLIEHKTYLQAIPYFDRLDYVAPMNQEHAFCLAAEKLLGITVPRRGQLIRVLYCEIGRILSHLLNVTTQAMDVGALTPPLWGFEEREKLMVFYERASGSRMHAAFFRVGGVHQDLPPKLIDDIEAWCDPFLKVVDDLDRLLTGNRIFKQRNVDIGIVPLKEAWEWGFSGVMVRGSGAAWDLRKSQPYECYAEMDFDIPIGKNGDCYDRYLIRMEEMRQSVRIMKQCVQKLKAADGQGPVVVEDNKIAPPRRGEMKRSMEALIHHFKLYTEGVHVPAGEVYAAVEAPKGEFGVYLVADGTNKPYKCKIRAPGFAHLQAMDHICKGHLLADVSAILGSLDIVFGEVDR encoded by the coding sequence ATGAATGAACAGCCGCAAAATCTGCGCAACTTCACGATCAATTTCGGTCCGCAGCATCCGGCCGCGCACGGCGTGCTGCGTTTGGTGCTCGAATTGGACGGCGAAGTCGTCGAGCGCGTCGATCCGCATATCGGCCTGCTGCACCGCGGCACCGAGAAGCTGATCGAGCACAAGACCTATCTCCAGGCGATTCCCTATTTCGACCGGCTCGACTACGTCGCGCCGATGAACCAGGAGCATGCATTCTGCCTCGCGGCGGAAAAGCTGCTCGGCATCACGGTGCCGCGCCGCGGCCAGTTGATCCGCGTACTGTATTGCGAGATCGGCCGCATCCTCTCCCATCTGCTCAACGTCACCACGCAGGCGATGGACGTCGGCGCGCTGACCCCGCCGCTGTGGGGCTTCGAAGAGCGCGAGAAGCTGATGGTGTTCTACGAGCGCGCCTCGGGCTCGCGCATGCACGCGGCGTTCTTCCGCGTCGGCGGCGTGCACCAGGACCTGCCGCCGAAGCTGATCGACGACATCGAGGCGTGGTGCGATCCGTTCCTCAAGGTGGTCGACGACCTCGATCGGCTGCTGACCGGCAACCGCATCTTCAAGCAGCGCAACGTCGATATCGGCATCGTGCCGTTGAAGGAGGCCTGGGAATGGGGCTTCTCCGGCGTGATGGTGCGCGGCTCCGGCGCGGCCTGGGACCTGCGCAAGTCGCAGCCCTATGAGTGCTACGCCGAGATGGATTTCGACATTCCGATCGGCAAGAACGGCGACTGTTACGACCGCTATCTGATCCGCATGGAAGAGATGCGCCAGTCGGTGCGCATCATGAAGCAGTGCGTGCAGAAACTCAAAGCAGCCGACGGGCAGGGCCCGGTCGTGGTCGAGGACAACAAGATCGCGCCGCCGCGCCGCGGCGAGATGAAGCGCTCGATGGAAGCGCTGATCCATCACTTCAAGCTCTACACCGAAGGCGTCCACGTGCCGGCCGGCGAGGTCTATGCCGCGGTCGAGGCGCCGAAGGGCGAGTTCGGCGTCTATCTGGTCGCCGACGGCACCAACAAGCCCTACAAGTGCAAGATCCGCGCGCCGGGCTTCGCCCATCTCCAGGCGATGGATCACATCTGCAAGGGCCATCTCTTGGCCGACGTTTCCGCCATCCTTGGCTCGCTGGACATCGTGTTCGGCGAGGTCGACCGGTGA
- a CDS encoding NADH-quinone oxidoreductase subunit B family protein: MGLSPTAATSQPAIAKPDIAMAPKGILDPSTGRPVGANDPFFLEVNHELSDKGFFVAAADDLITWARTGSLMWMTFGLACCAVEMMQVSMPRYDVERFGFAPRASPRQSDVMIVAGTLTNKMAPALRKVYDQMPEPRYVISMGSCANGGGYYHYSYSVVRGCDRIVPIDIYVPGCPPTAEALLYGVLLLQKKIRRIGTIER, encoded by the coding sequence ATGGGATTGAGCCCCACCGCCGCAACCTCGCAGCCGGCGATCGCCAAACCTGATATCGCGATGGCTCCGAAGGGCATTCTCGATCCGTCAACCGGCAGGCCGGTCGGCGCCAATGATCCGTTTTTCCTCGAGGTCAATCACGAGCTGTCCGACAAGGGCTTCTTCGTCGCCGCGGCCGATGACCTGATCACCTGGGCGCGCACCGGCTCGCTGATGTGGATGACCTTCGGTCTCGCCTGCTGTGCGGTCGAGATGATGCAGGTCTCGATGCCGCGCTACGACGTCGAGCGCTTCGGCTTCGCGCCACGTGCCTCGCCGCGGCAGTCCGACGTGATGATCGTCGCGGGCACGCTGACCAACAAGATGGCGCCGGCGCTGCGCAAGGTCTACGACCAGATGCCGGAGCCGCGCTACGTCATCTCGATGGGCTCCTGCGCCAACGGCGGCGGCTACTACCACTACTCCTACTCGGTGGTGCGTGGCTGCGACCGCATCGTGCCGATCGACATCTACGTGCCGGGCTGCCCGCCCACGGCGGAAGCGCTGCTTTACGGCGTGCTGCTGTTGCAGAAGAAGATCCGCCGTATCGGCACCATCGAACGCTAA